The proteins below come from a single Methyloprofundus sedimenti genomic window:
- the ettA gene encoding energy-dependent translational throttle protein EttA — MAQYIFSMNRVGKIVPPKKHILKNISLSFFPGAKIGVLGLNGSGKSTLLRIMAGIDKEIEGEAIPMKGINIGYLSQEPQLDPDKDVRGNVEEGLGEIQVVLNRYNAINNAFADPDADFDALLTEQAELQEKIETANAWELDRELEIAADALRLPPWDADVTKLSGGEKRRVALCRLLLSKPDMLLLDEPTNHLDAESVAWLERFLHSYPGTVVAVTHDRYFLDNVAGWILELDRGQGIPWEGNYSSWLEQKQNRLAQEEKQETSRQKAMKAELEWVRSNAKGRHAKSKARLARFDEMSSQEAQTRNETQEIFIPPGPRLGDVVIDVEHVSKGFGDRLLVNDLCFKLPPGGIVGIIGPNGAGKTTLFRMMSGVEQPDSGTIKLGSTVQLSHVDQSRDDLDDNKTVWEEISDGLDLITVGTYETPSRSYCGRFNFKGGDQQKRIGDLSGGERNRVHLAKLLRSGGNVLLLDEPTNDLDVETLRALEEALLAFPGCAVVISHDRWFLDRIATHMLAFEGDSQVVWFEGNYEDYEADRHKRLGTDADTPHRLKYKKISL; from the coding sequence ATGGCTCAATATATTTTCTCTATGAATCGGGTGGGCAAGATTGTCCCACCTAAAAAACATATCCTAAAAAACATTTCCCTATCTTTTTTTCCGGGTGCGAAAATTGGTGTACTCGGCTTAAACGGTTCGGGTAAATCAACCCTGCTCCGGATTATGGCCGGAATTGATAAAGAGATAGAAGGCGAAGCAATTCCTATGAAAGGAATTAATATCGGCTACCTTTCACAAGAACCCCAACTCGATCCAGATAAAGATGTACGCGGCAATGTCGAAGAAGGGTTGGGTGAAATTCAAGTTGTCCTGAATCGCTATAATGCAATTAATAATGCATTCGCCGATCCCGATGCTGATTTTGATGCCTTACTAACCGAGCAAGCTGAATTACAGGAAAAAATTGAAACTGCCAATGCCTGGGAACTAGACCGGGAATTAGAAATTGCGGCAGATGCCTTGCGCCTGCCTCCCTGGGATGCGGACGTAACAAAACTTTCAGGCGGTGAAAAACGTCGTGTCGCGCTGTGTCGCTTATTGCTGTCTAAACCCGATATGCTGTTATTGGATGAGCCAACCAACCATCTTGACGCAGAATCAGTTGCGTGGCTAGAACGTTTCTTACACAGCTACCCTGGTACAGTGGTTGCCGTCACTCATGATAGATACTTCCTGGATAATGTGGCAGGCTGGATTTTAGAGCTAGACCGTGGCCAGGGTATTCCATGGGAAGGAAACTACTCCTCCTGGTTAGAGCAAAAACAAAATCGTTTAGCGCAAGAAGAAAAACAGGAAACCTCACGCCAGAAAGCAATGAAAGCCGAATTGGAATGGGTACGTTCTAATGCCAAAGGCCGTCACGCCAAAAGCAAAGCCCGTTTAGCGCGTTTTGATGAAATGTCCTCACAAGAAGCACAAACACGTAACGAAACCCAGGAAATCTTTATTCCACCTGGCCCGCGTTTAGGTGACGTAGTGATTGATGTAGAACACGTCAGTAAAGGCTTCGGCGACAGATTATTAGTCAATGATTTATGTTTTAAACTGCCTCCTGGCGGTATCGTCGGCATTATCGGCCCTAACGGTGCAGGTAAAACGACCCTGTTCCGCATGATGTCGGGAGTAGAACAGCCTGATTCAGGAACAATAAAACTGGGTTCAACAGTTCAATTATCCCATGTTGATCAGTCTCGTGATGACCTGGATGATAACAAGACTGTCTGGGAAGAAATCTCAGATGGACTAGATCTAATTACCGTAGGTACTTACGAAACACCCTCTCGTTCATATTGTGGCCGTTTTAATTTCAAAGGCGGTGATCAACAAAAACGTATCGGTGATTTATCGGGTGGTGAGCGTAACCGTGTGCATTTAGCCAAACTACTGCGTAGTGGCGGCAATGTATTATTACTTGATGAACCGACCAACGACCTGGATGTAGAAACCTTACGTGCCCTGGAAGAAGCATTGCTGGCCTTTCCAGGTTGTGCTGTCGTTATTTCGCATGATCGCTGGTTTCTGGATAGAATCGCTACACATATGCTGGCTTTTGAAGGTGACAGTCAAGTCGTCTGGTTTGAGGGCAACTACGAGGATTATGAAGCTGATCGCCATAAGCGCCTTGGCACAGATGCTGACACGCCTCACCGTCTTAAATACAAAAAAATCAGTCTTTAA
- a CDS encoding cytochrome P460 family protein, with protein sequence MKIHHHLIRLTALSALILLPTLSSAQNVEPTPNGIKYPTGLTNWRVIGTSIRNDNNTQRVILGNSIAIKAARSNTEKKQWPDGTILAKLVWKNETLPTWQAATVPGDFVHAEIMVRDTKKYASTGGWGFARWKGLELSPHGKDKEDAQQPCFECHKAAESTGFVFTQPAKMP encoded by the coding sequence ATGAAAATTCACCATCATCTAATCCGTTTAACCGCCCTCTCCGCTTTAATATTACTACCAACACTCAGTTCAGCCCAAAACGTAGAACCCACACCCAATGGCATTAAATATCCGACAGGCTTAACGAATTGGCGTGTAATCGGCACTTCGATCCGCAACGACAATAATACTCAGCGAGTTATTTTAGGTAACTCAATTGCCATCAAAGCAGCCCGCAGCAATACTGAAAAAAAACAATGGCCTGATGGCACTATTTTAGCCAAGCTTGTCTGGAAGAATGAAACACTCCCGACATGGCAAGCTGCGACAGTACCAGGGGATTTTGTACATGCTGAAATTATGGTCAGGGATACTAAAAAATATGCAAGCACAGGAGGCTGGGGCTTCGCCCGTTGGAAAGGACTGGAATTAAGCCCGCATGGCAAAGATAAAGAGGACGCACAACAACCTTGCTTTGAATGTCATAAAGCAGCAGAAAGCACAGGTTTTGTTTTTACTCAACCTGCAAAAATGCCTTAA
- a CDS encoding RNA polymerase sigma factor, which translates to MHQPLLKMDELSTLAASHLIEQYHNELKIYLIQHNHSPDTAEDILQDAFIRLVQAKPGGEIKNPRAFLYKIVSNLAIDYHRSHKRRQNRHADESELVELTDQTPSLEHQIYTQEQLTFLKRAISELPPKCRQVFILHKFRFYPYSKIMQELNISESTVLKHMVKAMQHCRKRMSELDLD; encoded by the coding sequence TTGCATCAACCACTTTTAAAAATGGATGAATTATCCACTCTAGCTGCCTCGCACTTGATCGAGCAGTATCATAATGAATTGAAAATTTATTTAATTCAACATAATCACAGTCCAGATACTGCGGAAGATATTTTACAGGATGCCTTTATTCGTTTAGTGCAAGCAAAGCCCGGTGGTGAAATTAAAAACCCTCGTGCTTTTCTTTATAAAATAGTGAGTAATTTAGCGATTGATTATCATCGTAGCCATAAACGACGCCAAAATCGACATGCCGATGAATCTGAATTAGTTGAACTTACTGATCAAACCCCTTCCTTAGAGCATCAGATCTATACTCAAGAACAGCTTACTTTTCTAAAGCGGGCCATCTCTGAGTTACCGCCTAAATGTCGGCAGGTCTTTATTCTGCATAAGTTTAGATTCTATCCTTATTCTAAAATTATGCAGGAATTGAATATTTCTGAAAGTACGGTGTTAAAGCATATGGTTAAAGCCATGCAGCATTGCCGTAAACGCATGTCCGAGCTTGATCTGGATTAA
- a CDS encoding FecR family protein has product MKQSIQENDVNAQAALWQAKLSSDLLTAEQQQEFEDWLGQSKAHSQAWQEVHAFWQQLDTLSEADIRFLEDFPASSEEEGLVEKNAFQPIHAQIKKSAFIKQFQPIFKPMLGMAASLLLMFSLLYSLMPAYFADYRTAPGSLRTLALMDGSQIIMNSDTSLSINYTDNLRQITLYQGEAYFNVAADSARPFDVKTQAASVRALGTEFDIKSRNEQVAVTVFEHAVRVSLNNGNAEETLATGQQIIFTESSFSKPHDVSLSAVKSWLKQRLVFQDKPLSEVVAELNHYRAGTIIILDSKLKALFVTGVFDTDDTNMALSTIEQSLPVTIYKVTDKLVFISAK; this is encoded by the coding sequence ATGAAGCAATCTATACAAGAAAATGATGTAAACGCTCAGGCTGCCTTGTGGCAGGCTAAGTTAAGTTCCGATCTTTTAACAGCTGAACAACAGCAGGAATTTGAAGATTGGCTTGGGCAAAGTAAAGCACATTCTCAGGCATGGCAAGAAGTACATGCATTTTGGCAACAGCTTGATACGTTAAGTGAAGCAGATATACGCTTTTTAGAGGATTTTCCAGCAAGCTCAGAAGAGGAAGGCCTTGTTGAAAAAAATGCTTTTCAGCCAATTCATGCACAAATCAAAAAGTCGGCCTTTATCAAGCAATTTCAGCCAATATTCAAACCCATGCTGGGTATGGCTGCTTCATTATTACTGATGTTTTCTTTGTTATATAGCTTAATGCCTGCCTATTTTGCTGATTATCGGACGGCTCCCGGAAGTTTACGCACACTGGCTTTAATGGATGGTTCACAGATCATCATGAATAGCGATACCTCGCTTTCAATCAATTACACGGATAATTTACGGCAGATTACTTTATATCAGGGCGAGGCATATTTTAATGTAGCGGCCGATAGTGCACGTCCTTTTGATGTTAAAACACAGGCTGCTAGTGTGCGTGCTTTAGGCACTGAATTTGATATAAAAAGTAGAAATGAGCAAGTTGCTGTGACGGTATTTGAACATGCTGTCCGAGTGTCTTTAAACAATGGAAATGCTGAGGAGACTTTAGCAACAGGACAGCAAATTATTTTTACAGAAAGCTCTTTTTCCAAACCGCATGACGTGTCTTTATCAGCGGTTAAATCATGGCTTAAACAGCGTCTTGTTTTTCAGGATAAGCCTTTAAGTGAAGTGGTTGCGGAGTTAAATCATTATCGCGCCGGCACGATTATTATTTTGGATAGCAAGCTTAAAGCCTTGTTTGTGACGGGTGTTTTTGATACGGACGATACCAATATGGCACTGAGTACTATTGAGCAAAGCCTACCTGTCACAATCTATAAAGTGACTGACAAACTGGTGTTCATCTCTGCTAAGTAA
- a CDS encoding TonB-dependent siderophore receptor, with product MGNLLKGAGQLAILLSLLVSAFVQAEQAMQFNIPAQNLSSALLQFSEESGVKIFFKSEITQQKTSKALVGRYTPTQALAQLLENTGIKYRYTDTQSLTLFVDNNALISSYTPELLALEPAMRVYGKVIDIHKPSDWNASHITGDIWNGYHVFSTSTATRTETPLMELAQSVQVITRALLEDQQNVTVTESLRNASGVVPRTPGITPNFEPTLIRGFSAMQMIDGFYQNLNTGDQDSLVNIQQIDVIKGSNATLYSGGGGAPSGGVINLLSKLPEQVASYEFGLKGGNYAFVQPYVDVNQPINDTFLFRFTGEYSNSNSQIGVLETERYNLNPALLFTNNKTTSLIIQGKYSTWKQQDYQGLPATGTVAGDFRINPTLYIGPSNIADSVSEFAAVWATFNHDFNDNWAITAKARYAHSEHDTLTQGIMGEGFGFGADKPLSTEDLAILGYPESAHTWGLINDELYQASDEMSFQLFATTQFDFGQTRNTVVIGGDFSQYDESAYLAFDSPPIGLVDLTQPAFLPYQYPGTRENMQFTTNSTYGGYLQWQGSVYECLHLLAGFRAGTVGSDYKNTTTGFEFSSNARSTRILPSIGAVLDVGDEYAFFVNYSEGMRAQSGVNFVSTPEPELSNQLEFGLKFDIAEQLTGQLAFFQINKKNIAVTDFSDSQLRAMTAGQQRSRGIDSNMSWQASDGLRLLATYAYTDVRFTDNLIVAQGNHVPGVPQHAGRLWMNYAFQNSLLDGFNLGGGVYAQSSVYLENENAFKTPAFYSVDAAMAYTRENYRVGVSIKNLTDANEYQRLNYFGTRVTPAQGIQVFFSGSVRF from the coding sequence ATGGGAAATTTATTAAAAGGAGCTGGGCAATTGGCGATATTACTATCGCTACTTGTTTCTGCCTTTGTACAAGCTGAACAAGCCATGCAATTTAATATACCAGCACAAAATTTATCCTCTGCTCTATTGCAATTCTCGGAAGAGAGCGGGGTGAAAATATTCTTTAAATCAGAGATTACTCAGCAAAAGACGAGCAAAGCACTCGTTGGCAGATATACGCCTACGCAAGCATTAGCACAATTACTAGAAAATACCGGCATAAAGTATCGTTATACAGACACGCAGTCGCTGACATTATTCGTCGATAACAATGCATTGATCAGCTCATATACGCCAGAATTATTAGCTTTAGAGCCTGCCATGCGGGTTTATGGAAAAGTTATTGATATTCACAAACCCAGTGATTGGAATGCTAGCCATATTACGGGAGATATCTGGAATGGCTACCATGTTTTTAGCACGAGTACAGCAACACGCACAGAGACACCGTTAATGGAATTGGCGCAGTCCGTTCAGGTTATCACGCGTGCTTTGCTAGAGGATCAGCAGAATGTTACGGTCACGGAAAGTTTGCGTAATGCCAGTGGGGTGGTGCCGCGTACACCCGGTATTACACCTAATTTTGAGCCAACTTTGATTCGTGGTTTTTCTGCTATGCAGATGATTGATGGTTTTTATCAGAACCTTAATACCGGAGATCAGGATAGTTTGGTGAATATTCAGCAAATTGACGTGATCAAAGGTTCAAATGCCACGCTTTATAGCGGTGGTGGTGGAGCGCCATCAGGTGGGGTGATTAATTTGCTGTCAAAATTACCTGAACAAGTGGCTTCTTATGAGTTTGGCCTAAAAGGTGGGAATTATGCTTTTGTGCAACCTTATGTAGATGTCAATCAGCCGATTAATGACACGTTTTTATTTCGTTTTACGGGTGAGTATAGCAATAGTAATAGTCAAATAGGTGTGTTGGAAACCGAGCGCTATAACCTGAATCCTGCATTACTTTTTACCAATAATAAGACTACCTCACTGATCATTCAGGGAAAGTATTCAACCTGGAAACAACAGGATTACCAAGGGCTACCGGCAACGGGAACTGTGGCGGGTGACTTCAGAATTAACCCGACGCTATACATAGGTCCGAGTAATATAGCAGACAGTGTGTCCGAGTTTGCTGCGGTGTGGGCAACATTTAATCACGATTTTAATGATAACTGGGCGATCACTGCCAAAGCGCGGTATGCGCATTCCGAGCATGACACTCTCACGCAAGGGATTATGGGTGAAGGTTTCGGATTTGGCGCAGATAAACCATTAAGTACTGAGGATTTGGCAATCCTGGGCTACCCTGAGTCAGCGCATACCTGGGGACTGATTAATGATGAGTTGTATCAGGCATCAGATGAGATGAGTTTTCAATTGTTTGCGACTACTCAGTTTGATTTTGGGCAGACGCGTAATACGGTGGTTATAGGGGGGGATTTTAGTCAGTACGATGAATCTGCTTATTTGGCGTTTGATAGCCCGCCTATAGGCCTGGTGGACTTAACGCAGCCAGCCTTTTTACCCTACCAATATCCTGGTACGCGAGAAAATATGCAGTTTACGACCAATAGTACCTATGGTGGTTATTTGCAATGGCAGGGCTCCGTCTATGAATGTCTACATCTGTTAGCTGGATTTCGTGCCGGTACTGTGGGCAGTGATTATAAAAATACTACAACGGGTTTTGAATTTAGTTCCAATGCGAGATCTACACGGATATTGCCAAGTATTGGTGCCGTGCTTGATGTGGGTGATGAGTATGCTTTTTTTGTGAATTATAGTGAAGGTATGCGTGCACAAAGTGGTGTGAACTTTGTTTCAACACCTGAACCTGAATTGTCCAATCAACTTGAATTTGGATTGAAATTTGATATTGCAGAGCAATTAACAGGGCAATTGGCATTTTTTCAGATTAATAAGAAAAATATTGCAGTGACTGATTTTAGTGATTCTCAACTGCGAGCAATGACAGCAGGTCAGCAACGTTCACGAGGCATAGACAGTAATATGAGCTGGCAAGCAAGTGATGGGCTGAGATTGCTTGCCACCTATGCGTATACCGATGTGCGATTTACAGACAACCTAATTGTGGCACAGGGAAATCATGTACCGGGAGTGCCGCAACATGCAGGGCGCTTGTGGATGAATTATGCATTTCAAAATAGCTTACTGGATGGTTTCAATCTTGGCGGGGGTGTTTATGCTCAGTCCAGCGTCTATTTAGAAAATGAAAATGCATTTAAAACGCCCGCCTTTTATAGCGTAGATGCAGCGATGGCTTATACCCGGGAAAACTACAGGGTGGGGGTTTCCATTAAGAATTTAACCGATGCAAATGAATACCAGCGCCTTAATTATTTTGGTACCAGAGTTACACCTGCACAGGGTATTCAAGTGTTTTTTTCAGGTTCAGTCAGGTTTTAG
- a CDS encoding DJ-1/PfpI family protein, with protein sequence MDRRQFTQLMIAAVSLAPFTSVAQAVASFEQRKSLAEAASIKAHKDFMAVDGIKMMGNEKIAMLLYPGFYAADLVNPQFIFSTMMGATLYLVSPTEDLTPVEASGLSIVPTHKQSECPADLDILFIPGGALGTLKAMQNEKFIAFIKTKAANAKYITSVCTGSLLLAKAGLLKGKKATSHWSTLDVLAKFGTTAIKKRVVWDGNIVTGGGVTAGIDFGLEILAALRGKQYAEAIQLQAEYDPAPPFNSGSPEKATPFIRDVVRDMFAPLIVGMEHELDS encoded by the coding sequence ATGGATCGTCGTCAATTTACTCAACTTATGATTGCAGCCGTGAGTCTGGCTCCTTTTACCAGCGTGGCACAAGCTGTGGCAAGTTTTGAACAACGCAAAAGTCTGGCGGAAGCCGCTTCAATTAAAGCGCACAAGGATTTTATGGCGGTAGACGGCATTAAAATGATGGGCAATGAAAAAATTGCCATGCTGTTATACCCCGGATTTTATGCAGCTGATTTAGTCAATCCTCAGTTTATTTTTAGCACGATGATGGGGGCGACCCTCTACCTGGTTTCACCGACAGAGGACTTAACGCCTGTTGAGGCCAGTGGTTTATCTATTGTACCTACTCATAAGCAAAGCGAATGCCCTGCTGATCTGGATATTTTATTTATCCCAGGTGGCGCTTTGGGGACATTAAAGGCCATGCAAAATGAGAAATTTATTGCTTTTATCAAGACGAAAGCAGCAAACGCAAAATATATTACCAGTGTTTGTACGGGGAGCTTGTTACTTGCCAAAGCAGGGTTGTTGAAAGGTAAAAAAGCCACATCACATTGGTCTACGTTGGATGTATTGGCAAAATTTGGGACGACAGCCATTAAAAAGCGAGTGGTTTGGGATGGCAATATTGTAACTGGCGGGGGGGTAACAGCGGGTATTGATTTCGGCCTGGAAATTCTGGCTGCTTTACGTGGCAAGCAGTATGCGGAAGCGATTCAACTACAAGCTGAATATGATCCGGCACCTCCTTTTAACTCGGGTTCTCCAGAAAAAGCCACTCCTTTTATCAGAGATGTAGTAAGGGATATGTTTGCTCCATTGATTGTGGGTATGGAGCATGAGTTAGATAGTTAG